One stretch of Equus przewalskii isolate Varuska chromosome 9, EquPr2, whole genome shotgun sequence DNA includes these proteins:
- the LOC103547896 gene encoding vomeronasal type-1 receptor 4-like has translation MATRNFAIHMIFLSENIVGVLGNVSLLYRYLFLHFTGCRLRGKDLIVEHLLVANILVLLPTGISDTMIPFGWKNFLTDIECKLVFYIHRVARGVSIGTTCLLSVFQAITIGILSTRWAELRVKAPKYIGSSIFLCWVLQLMINIIFTMRVTGNWSNKTITKKKDLGLCCSVFHGRITVLLNTGLSLFPDVLCLGLMIWSSGSMVFILYRHKQQVQHIHRNQISPRSSAEARATQSILVLVSTFVSLYTLSSICFLYVTLSDNPSQNLVIFIAPVTACFPTVSPYILMSRDRRVSTSFLSWIRSR, from the coding sequence ATGGCTACCAGAAATTTCGCAATACATATGATCTTCTTATCAGAGAATATAGTTGGAGTCCTGGGGAATGTCTCTCTTCTTTACCGTTATCTCTTCCTTCACTTCACGGGATGCAGGCTGAGGGGCAAAGACTTGATCGTTGAACATCTGCTGGTAGCCAACATCTTGGTCCTGCTCCCTACAGGAATCTCAGATACAATGATACCGTTTGGGTGGAAAAATTTTCTCACTGATATTGAATGCAAACTTGTTTTCTATATTCACAGAGTGGCCAGGGGTGTGTCCATTGGCACCACCTGCCTTTTGAGTGTCTTCCAGGCCATCACCATTGGCATCCTGAGCACAAGGTGGGCAGAGCTTAGAGTGAAAGCTCCCAAGTACATTGGGTCTTCTATTTTCCTCTGCTGGGTCCTACAATTgatgataaatataatttttactatGCGTGTGACTGGTAATTGGAGCAACAAAaccatcacaaagaaaaaagatttgggaTTATGTTGTTCAGTATTTCATGGCAGAATTACAGTCTTACTGAATACAGGATTGTCATTATTTCCTGATGTTCTTTGTTTGGGGCTCATGATCTGGAGCAGTGGCTCCATGGTTTTCATCCTGTACAGGCACAAGCAGCAGGTCCAACACATTCATAGGAACCAAATCTCCCCTAGATCCTCTGCTGAAGCCAGAGCCACCCAAAGCATCCTTGTGTTGGTGAGCACTTTTGTGTCTCTGTACACTCTCTCTTCCATCTGTTTCTTGTATGTGACTCTTTCTGATAATCCCAGCCAGAACCTGGTGATCTTTATTGCACCAGTTACTGCATGTTTCCCAACTGTAAGCCCCTACATTCTCATGAGCCGTGATCGCAGAGTATCCACATCTTTCCTGTCCTGGATAAGGAGTAGATAA